Below is a genomic region from Bacillus horti.
CCTGGTGAGCATGAGGTCACCTTAGAGGTTGAAGATAAACATGGATTAACAGATACGATTACTAAAACGATTACAGTTACAGATGAGGTTCTATACACAAGAGATGCGTTCTATCGTCTATTTACACCAGTAGGAGAAAAGTTTCCAATTGGTGGAGCTGAGGTATTAACGTATGAAACGGTTGAATACCAAACATATAATGAAAAAACACCTCTTGTTCTAAGTAACAGTCCAGAAACATTACATGGAAATAATGGTATCGCTTATCAGGATAAGCTTTCTGGAAAATTCTACTTTAATGCCCATAACAAAAACGGTTCGAATGAAGATCTAATGGTTTACCTAGTAGCTACTAACAACGGAAATACAAGCGCTACAGTTGAAACTCGTTCTTTGGGAATAGGTGGACCTACATTATATGTTTCCACAAGTGGAAAGCTTGGACTATCTAGATTTTTAGCATCATGGTCTAAACAAACGGATAAAAAGTCAGTAACAGTTCCTGCTGGAGAGTCAAAAATCGTTCTTCCAGAGCTAAGTGCTGTTCCACTCAAGCCAGGTCTTACTATTACGTCCCATGCTGAAATGTACGCTAGTAAAGAGCTTACGTTTACTGTGGTTGTCTTAGATCCAGGAAAGGATCCACTTAACGCTATTCCTTATTTATACCCTCTACAAAGAGATACACATATGAGAGGAACGTTTGAGGAAGGTGTACGTGTTATTGAAATTGATGAATATTTAGGTGAGACTCCTAAGCGAGTTGTTATCGGTGATAATAGACAGGATCAGTTTATCGCAGGTATTGATCCTTTAACTGGACGTCCCGAAACAAACCGTGGAAACTTTGGCTTAATGTACAGTATGAAAGTATATGTAGCTCCTAATACACTTATTGCCTTAAACCCTCGTGGTGGCCATTACGCTGGAGCGTTTCTAGTTAATGGGAAAGTAGTGAATACAACAGATAAAAGTATTCTTCAGAATGCTAACGAAGCTGCTGTTCTGCATAGAACGGGAAATCGTGCTGAAACGGTGGATATTTCCTTCTCTATCGCTTCAGGTAGTAATTTACCTTTAAGTATGCTCTTCCTCCCTTTGAATCAGGATCAAGAGCAAGAAGCTGAAAATGGAGATGAGTAATTAAGCACCTGCACCTATTCATAAAATTTTCATTGATAAACAAAGTATCAAGTATAATTGTGCCATCCAAACGTTGCTCCGTTTGGATAGCACTTTCTTTTTATCCAACTAGCTTGAGAATCATCCAAGTGGGTGAGCTATGAATAAAATTGATACCGTTATATTCGATTTAGATCAAACCTTACATGCCATTTTTCAGCTTTCACACAAGTAATTATTATGCTGATGCTATTTGTAAGGATTTTAGAGATATCCCTGAGTTAATCAATCAACTTATGTAGTGTATTTTTGCACTTAAATGACTGAGCCTACTCAATTCAGATAAAAATAGGTGAAGAATTCAATCTTTCATAATTTGAATGGAGCTTTTATAGATCCTTTAAAAGTTAACCAAAGTATGAATGAAAAACAATGACAGAGAAATGAAGGTGGTCAACCTTTAGTATCTCACCTTCTTTCCGGATAAATGAGGTAAAGATATGAATAGTCTAGAACAAACTTTGAAGCAGAGTTATGGTATTAAATCCAACCATATAGAATCAAGACAAGGAGGGTGGGCTGCCCTTGCCTATGAAGTATCAGATGGCAAAAGTGTATATTTCTTAAAGGTTTACGAAAAAAGTCGAGCGTCCACACCGAAATTAACAGCTCTAATAGATCAATATTCTCCTATCCTTGTTTGGTTAGAACAAGAAACAGATTTAGCAGGTAAAATCCCAGTTCCTCTTCTTACAAAAGACGGGAATTATAAGTGTGAAGATAAGGACAATATTTACCTTCTTTATAAATTTATTAACGGTCAGACTATTGGAGAAGATGAGTTATCAGAACAACAAATTTTAGAGTTCTCAAATATCATTGCAACACTGCATTCTTATGGAGAAGAAATACCTGTTTCAACTAAGGGTATTATTGAGGATTTTGATATTCCATTTCTAGAGGATTTAGAGAAGGTTCTTCATAGAAATGAAATACAGCTACCGAGGGATTTAAGAGATTTAATAG
It encodes:
- a CDS encoding stalk domain-containing protein; the encoded protein is MKKVMSKCTKVGVTCTLLGTLLLQGPTGVAVANQTNLSTNLTATQDKLIMRQDSKSMNFNGQTVQAAQPITLKNNMNYIPLASVAKLYGFEMTYQASTKESIAKSGDLEFRFKINSRDIKVNGTTIQSPAPMYVQDGSLMIPIRTWADLTKSKFSASGSEYTFSWSSAPQAAFEVEQDAIYATQTRVTYKDKATTFAGRKIVDERWEGNLNIFQSSGTYVISRSVKDSSGKWSDPYEVTIQVREPNQPPVADFSTDLEEYRMGERIIYTDLSTDDENSIVRTTWTGNELAFFHPGEHEVTLEVEDKHGLTDTITKTITVTDEVLYTRDAFYRLFTPVGEKFPIGGAEVLTYETVEYQTYNEKTPLVLSNSPETLHGNNGIAYQDKLSGKFYFNAHNKNGSNEDLMVYLVATNNGNTSATVETRSLGIGGPTLYVSTSGKLGLSRFLASWSKQTDKKSVTVPAGESKIVLPELSAVPLKPGLTITSHAEMYASKELTFTVVVLDPGKDPLNAIPYLYPLQRDTHMRGTFEEGVRVIEIDEYLGETPKRVVIGDNRQDQFIAGIDPLTGRPETNRGNFGLMYSMKVYVAPNTLIALNPRGGHYAGAFLVNGKVVNTTDKSILQNANEAAVLHRTGNRAETVDISFSIASGSNLPLSMLFLPLNQDQEQEAENGDE
- a CDS encoding aminoglycoside phosphotransferase family protein; this translates as MNSLEQTLKQSYGIKSNHIESRQGGWAALAYEVSDGKSVYFLKVYEKSRASTPKLTALIDQYSPILVWLEQETDLAGKIPVPLLTKDGNYKCEDKDNIYLLYKFINGQTIGEDELSEQQILEFSNIIATLHSYGEEIPVSTKGIIEDFDIPFLEDLEKVLHRNEIQLPRDLRDLIVIYKQDVIQRIQDVKELSIKLKSKQLNMSLCHFDLHNWNLMQAKRLMLIDWEGLKIAPVEADIMFLTDKPYFNEFMSIYKSIHEDYTINQDALQFYKIKRNLEDIWEFIEQILFEDIDSEAREEALSYLNQLME